The sequence below is a genomic window from Ipomoea triloba cultivar NCNSP0323 chromosome 10, ASM357664v1.
ATATGATGTTGGCTGTTcgcaagtataaagaaataaagttgtattTTCGAACTACTAGTTATAGCTTTATCTCAACAATTGGAAGATCAATTTATGGTATAGAGCTGTGAAGTTGGGACTGGctttttgttgggtatttttgAGCagtttgtatgtatgtatggatcTTTTTCAAAGGCAATCATTTGGAAATTACTATAGTATTTTGTTTGTATAGATTGATCCGTATTCAAGTGATTTTTTGTGATCATCGTCATATGATTTTAGTTGGTACCCTCATCATttcactccaaaaaaaaaaaaaaaaaacaattaaaaaaattaaattattgttatgaatttctCATCAGATATACGAAGCAAAATTTGATTGATAAttagttttttcaaaaaaatgttttacttttttccttttacttACCCCTCATCAATGCAAATTGTGTGACAAAAGTAATACTTTCAATACCAAATATAACCGTATCCTAATACCTTTATACTAATCAATAAAGTTCCAAAAAGATCAGGGTGAGTGAATGGTATGTAATTCTCATAGTAAAAGATTTTAAATTCGATTCTTGCCAATATCATCTCAATCAAACTATCACCAAAACAATTCTAatgcaatattttattttttacaaattacatCTTAGCTTCTTCGTTCTAAGAAAGATGCTTATCAATGTAGATGATTAAGTTAATTGATACCAAAACTGAGAAATAGCAAGTACTTAGCTAGAAATTAAACGACTCGTATATTAAAACAACTAGGAGTGACAAGTGAGTTTAAATGGCACTAAACTCCTCCTTTATAAAAAGTAATTAAGAATTGATCCCAATCACctataacatttttaattactttataattatgactgtaaaatttataatatctaATTGTGTAATTAACACATTCGTACAGAAGTATTGATTCTTATTTAATAATCTTGCTcccatatatataactttttatgGGGAAACTCCCATGCATGCAGTCAAATACAAAGTGAATTTGAAATGGTccctttttatcttttattcttCCTTTTTAATTTTGGCACCAGCGGTCAAGAAGAGCTGCtggtaaaaaaagaaaaaaagaaaaaaagtgaaGTCCGTAGAATATAATCATCAAAAATATATTGCGGTACGGTGGTGCCAATTGATGGGCCCTTACATGGTGCGTTAAGACTGCATGCAAAAGTAGATGGGGCCgataacaaaattaaacaatgCATGGCCATTCAGGGACGGACCCAGGATTACACGATGGGGGGGCCGATCAGCTGATGTCGTGGCATACACTGCTCTATAAAATactcatttaatatatactaacataaatcattactcttttctttaaaaaaaataataaatcattacATTACAAATCTACTAAAATTTAGAACGTCTCTCTTGCATATCACGGAAATCATCTATAATTGAATCTATACTAAATTGTTTTGCAATTTGTTTTTCAATGTACACTAACAAACAATCATTAAGAAATTGATCACCCATCTTGTTACGGAGTGTAGTCTTGACTATTTTCATGGCAGAAAATGATCGTTCTGTAGTAGCTGTAGATACGGGAAGCGTGAGGATGAGAGTTACTATTCTGAAGACAAGAGGAAAGATGTCCAACTTTCTAGTTTTCACCAACCATTGACAGAGATCAGAAATGCTTTCTAGTGCTTTAAAATCATGAAGTTGTTTCACATGTTCAAAATGTTCAAGTTGCATTCTTAATTGTAAAATCTCATAATCTGCAAAGTCTTGTGGGTAAAACTTCTCTACCAACTTGCAAATGTCATCAATTCTGAATGCTAAACGCATTTCTTTTGGATCAAGGGATGAACTAAGAATAATTAATTCCATTGCTTTATCATCAAACCTATTGTTCAACTCTTGCAATTGAGAATCAATCACCGCATTAAAAATATCAACTTTGTAATGATGTCCAATTGTTAATTCATCTTGTTGATGTCTAGCCCTTCCTCTTCTTGCAATATATTGAGCATCAAAATCTGGTACAGTTATATTGACATTCTCACAAAAAGACTTCACACTTGAAACTAGTTCATCCCATCCATTATCTCTTAATTTTTGAATAAGCAATTTAGTAGATGTCACAAGATGCATTGCATTCAATATATCTTGAGTTTGGAGTTGCAAAGCTTGGCAGAGCATATTAGAAATCTCTAGAACTTTTTTCATGAGGTGCATAAtgaatacaaattcaaaagaagTCATTACCTCATAAGCTGCATCGGCATCTCCACGGTGAGTAGGTGTAGTTCCATCTTCAATAATGTTTAGTAAAACTTCACATGTTGCACTAAACATTCTCATCAAACTTGATATGGATTTCAAATGAGAACTCCAACGAGTATCACCTGGCCGTTGTAAAGAACCAATTTGGTTAAGACCCTTCCCACTTTCAAGCTCATCAATACTAAGCAAATGAGCAATATTTGAGGCATGAACAGCTTTTAACTGGTCGTTGCGCTTACATGAAGCCCCAACAACATTAATAATGGAGTTCAAATGAGTGAAAAAATGATGAATAGGGATGACTTCCTTTGAAGAAGCTACTAATGCCAATTGCAATCGATGTGCAAAACAATGAATATAATAAGCATAAGGGCATTTATCCAAGATTAAAGCTTTCAATCCATTCCATTCTCCACGCATGTTACTTGCACCATCATAACCTTGTCCTCGAATattttgaacatcaagattatgaTGAGATAAGATAGAAAAGATACATTCTTTCAATGTTGATGCAATAGTGTCCTTAACATGAACAACTCCAAAAAATCGCTCTTGTATAAACCCATCTCTATCAACAAATCTCAAGACAATAGACATTTGTTCCTTCTTTGATTCATCTCGAGCTTCATCAACAATGATACAAAATTTTGCATCACCAATTTCTTCTCGGATAGCACTTTTTACTTTAGTTGCCAACACTTGCaaaatttgtttttgtattCTTGGTGATGTGTATGTTGCATTTCGTGGGGCTTTATCAAGAACTTTTGTTACTTCATCATTAAAAGAGGCAATGATACCCAATAGCTCTAAAAAGTTTCCACGATTTGTTGATGTTATTGACTCATCATCACCTCTAAAAGAACATCCTTGAGATGCAAGCCATCTCGTTGCCTCAATTACAGTTCTCAATCGAAGTCTATTTTCAACTACTTCTTGAGATGTGAATTTCTCAATATGTTGTGCAATGTGTGATTGTTGGTTCATGAGATCCGCACAAGCTTTCTCGGCATCTCGATGAGGGGAGGTGAGATCTTTCCCAATATGTGCTAAAAATGAGCAATTTTTTCCATCTCTAACTTTCTTCCATGATCGAAAACCATTGATTGTAAAAGCATGCAATCCGGAAGGCCCCTCTTGAGTATGAAATAAATAACATGGTAGACAAAATGCTGCATCTTTACTAGGAGAATATTCTAGCCAAGAAGGGTATAATTTAAACCAAGATGCTTGAAAACTACGAGCATGCTTTTCTCCCGATTTTGGATACTTTGAAAGCAAACATTGATATGGGCCAGCCTTAATATAAGCTCTCCTAATTTCATCACGCTTGTCAATAGGACACTTCCATATTGGCAGTCGCAATCCCGGATCACGTTCTAATGCTTGAATGTCAAAGTTCTCATTGATTTCAATTCTTTGAGATTTTTCAGGACGACTCTCAGAATTCAATTGATCAATACTTGTAGATGAATTTACTTGAGATGTTGAATCTtcagaattttttcttttaaaaaagttatctATCCTTTGTGTCTTTTTCGTTATAGGATCTATAGTTCAATCTTCCTGTGTTCACAAATCAGAAATCACaaatattcacaaatcacaatattaataatttggtaagtcaattaaacaattaaattatccaagtcaattaaacattaaaataattaaatatataatgctactataattacaaaaaaatattttattttttaaactatttaCACTTtcgtgtttttctttttaaactaaCCAAGTTCAATATGTCTTAAATCTGAATACAATtccatgtattatgtatatgcttTCAACTTCCTTAGttccttctctcttttttttttcaacatatttattaatttatgcaattatgcaattacgatttcaaaattcaaacaagTGTTCTCAAAATTCAACAACTATTTACAATACTAATTCTATAATACTACccctaataaatttataaattcattcttctacaattctacaaaatatataagaatacaaatttacaaagtaattattcagagctacaagaaaataaaaaaaattaccagatttattgttgaagaagaacagaaaattgatgatttgaagatgatgaaactCAGGAGTCCAAAAAGAGTGACTCTGTAAATGAAACCAGGAGTGAGCttgcttaatttctttagtGTTCAAATCTTCAATTACTCTTCTGAGTGGAGCACTGGAGCCGGTGGAGGAAAGTAGACAACAAGtgatttcaactttcaacatttgcaaataaaataaaataataataataataaaacaaaagctagtgggtttcaactttcaaaaaaaacaaaagtactCCATACTTCCTGCAACTCTTTGGCTTTTTCTAAACtaatgacaaattttttttatggacTTAAGAGTTAAGAAGGGCGGAGGGGGGGGCAGGGAAATATGTTGGGGGGGGCCAAGTGGCCAACTGgccaagaatatatataatatatatatacagtataatagtaaaaaaaaaaaatttgggggGGGCCAAGGCCCCCCTAACTAACAACATAGGTCCGTCCCTGTGGCCATTGTTTTTCGTGAAAggttatatatgtttttttttttttttaacaatgtaTTAATTCAAATCGAAAGATAAAGCATTACTAATAGTAGGAGAGGTTTAAGAGTCCTCCTGAACAATCTGACATAAAAACGGACTGCCTAGCAAGTATATGATCTGTCTGATTCGTAGATTGCTTAAAGAAAATTGTACTAGTCGACTAGATTTCCTGCAAATTCCTAAAATTTATATTGGAAGCTAAGATCTTTAAATAACTCTAATTTATACGCATAACTTTACACATATTGTCAtggttttatttattagtttatctCAACTTAAATGATGAAATCgtgtttatcaaaattaaagtaCTTTTGAACTTATTTACCTAATTATAGTACTTTTTGTTTTATCAGTGCATCATTATAGGCTAGTATATATGGAGTTGTCAATATTATAGCATACAGATTGATGTCGCTTTTCTTtggttttatttgattaattaatatataattaattactattttattaGAGTTTTGAGCcaaattgtatatttttggCCTAATTGAATTATATAGCAGATGTTATATGGTGGACAATGGTCTAATATGATGCCCTTTCTTATTGCCGTTACCAATTTACCATTGATTAGTGGCATATCACGTTATAGATACGTATATTATCAAATcaattgtagtataattaaaatgatacatattttagtattgttataatgaaactagtatgTATGGAAGATGAAACTGAAAAACAGAAATCCTACaataatgtataattgtatattgttaaatgaacttgaattgtaattaaaataatggttCA
It includes:
- the LOC116033011 gene encoding uncharacterized protein LOC116033011, with translation MLKVEITCCLLSSTGSSAPLRRVIEDLNTKEIKQAHSWFHLQSHSFWTPEFHHLQIINFLFFFNNKSGDTRWSSHLKSISSLMRMFSATCEVLLNIIEDGTTPTHRGDADAAYEVMTSFEFVFIMHLMKKVLEISNMLCQALQLQTQDILNAMHLVTSTKLLIQKLRDNGWDELVSSVKSFCENVNITVPDFDAQYIARRGRARHQQDELTIGHHYKVDIFNAVIDSQLQELNNRFDDKAMELIILSSSLDPKEMRLAFRIDDICKLVEKFYPQDFADYEILQLRMQLEHFEHVKQLHDFKALESISDLCQWLVKTRKLDIFPLVFRIVTLILTLPVSTATTERSFSAMKIVKTTLRNKMGDQFLNDCLLVYIEKQIAKQFSIDSIIDDFRDMQERRSKF